A window of Formosa sp. Hel1_31_208 contains these coding sequences:
- a CDS encoding MFS transporter produces MSKKDPYAALRYREFNIFILVRFALVFGWSMQFVIIEWQVYALTKDPLYIGLIGLMEIIPALGMALFAGHIVDQKEKRNLLAICIALFSIISFGMFWITSPEIAVSWSVQHILYAIYTLVFFGGLLRSFFGPSIFSLVALIVPKKIYPNAATWNSSTWQMARVLGVAFAGFSISWLGENEQMGVHWSLCIVFGLVMFSLLMLFQIKKKPILNPNIGEPIAQSLKEGVNFVFRSKAILGALTLDMISVLFGGAIALAAVFATDILNVGPEGFGILVAAPNVGSFITMLVTAYIPIVKKAGVKLLVAVFGFGLSIIAFGLSSVFWISVMALFFSGVFDGVSMVIRQTILQLKTPDHMRGRVSSVNSMFVGSSNELGAFESGLTAKLMGTVTAVVFGGTMTLITVLTTAIVSPSFRALDLTKDMEDHENE; encoded by the coding sequence ATGTCAAAAAAAGACCCATACGCAGCATTACGATACCGAGAATTCAATATTTTTATATTAGTGCGTTTTGCTTTAGTATTTGGTTGGTCCATGCAATTTGTTATCATAGAATGGCAGGTTTATGCGCTCACAAAAGACCCATTATATATTGGTTTAATTGGACTAATGGAAATTATCCCAGCCTTAGGAATGGCTCTTTTTGCAGGACATATTGTAGATCAAAAAGAGAAGAGAAATCTGCTCGCCATTTGTATCGCTTTGTTTTCGATAATTAGTTTTGGAATGTTTTGGATTACATCTCCAGAAATAGCGGTATCCTGGTCTGTTCAACATATTTTGTATGCGATATATACACTTGTGTTTTTTGGCGGACTGTTACGATCTTTTTTTGGACCTTCAATATTTTCATTGGTTGCTTTAATTGTTCCAAAAAAGATTTATCCCAATGCAGCAACCTGGAATAGTTCGACTTGGCAAATGGCTCGAGTTTTAGGAGTAGCTTTTGCTGGATTTTCTATTAGTTGGCTTGGAGAAAATGAACAGATGGGTGTGCATTGGTCGCTCTGTATTGTTTTTGGATTGGTAATGTTTTCATTATTAATGTTATTTCAAATAAAAAAGAAACCAATTTTAAATCCGAATATTGGCGAACCAATAGCTCAAAGTTTAAAGGAAGGTGTCAATTTTGTGTTTAGATCCAAGGCCATTTTAGGAGCGTTGACCTTAGATATGATTTCTGTATTGTTTGGAGGAGCCATTGCTTTAGCTGCTGTTTTTGCAACAGATATTTTAAATGTTGGTCCAGAAGGCTTTGGTATTTTAGTAGCAGCTCCAAATGTTGGTTCTTTTATAACCATGTTAGTAACCGCTTATATTCCTATTGTTAAAAAGGCGGGAGTAAAATTGCTAGTAGCCGTTTTCGGGTTTGGTTTAAGTATTATTGCCTTTGGATTGTCTTCTGTGTTTTGGATTTCTGTAATGGCTTTATTCTTTAGCGGCGTTTTTGATGGTGTTTCTATGGTTATACGCCAAACTATTCTTCAGCTGAAAACACCAGACCATATGCGAGGTCGTGTATCATCCGTAAATTCTATGTTTGTTGGGTCTTCAAATGAGTTAGGTGCATTTGAAAGTGGATTAACAGCTAAATTAATGGGAACCGTTACTGCTGTGGTTTTTGGAGGGACTATGACTTTAATTACGGTACTTACTACAGCTATTGTATCTCCTTCATTTAGAGCACTAGACTTAACAAAAGATATGGAAGATCACGAAAATGAGTAG
- the recJ gene encoding single-stranded-DNA-specific exonuclease RecJ → MRWTLKPKPNPQIVVALEKALQVDTSVAMLLAQRGIETYEEAKTFFRPSISDLHDPFLMKDMDKAVKRIETALFKNENILVYGDYDVDGTTSVALLSSYLKTKSENIATYIPDRYDEGYGVSYKGIDFAHDNEFSLIIALDCGIKAIDKVNYALEKGIDFIICDHHRPGEKLPKAIAILDPKRDDCEYPYKELCGCGVGFKLIQALASKNAQSVADLGEYLDLVATAIGADIVPITGENRALAYFGLQVINTHPRPGIKAIIEQVNKEELTITDVVFIVAPRINAAGRMKHGNYAVTLLTETDQNLARTYAEEINEFNLDRREADKRITEEALIQITENKEEDRLTTVVYRDTWHKGVIGIVASRLIETYYRPTLVFTKSGDKLAASARSVSGFDVYNALEACSEHIEQFGGHKYAAGLTLKAENYEAFKQAFENQVSQTIDRSLLTPEIKIDTQISLSEITPKFYRILRQFAPFGPGNMAPVFMTENLRDTGYGKCVGEDDKHLRITVAQNHEKIISIGFNLGHKLDLIQNKKLFSAVYSIDENHWQGNVSLQLKLRDIKA, encoded by the coding sequence GGTGGATACCTCTGTGGCCATGCTTTTAGCCCAAAGAGGTATTGAAACCTATGAAGAAGCCAAAACGTTTTTTCGCCCGAGTATCTCGGATTTACATGATCCATTTCTTATGAAAGACATGGATAAAGCTGTTAAACGTATTGAAACGGCACTTTTTAAAAATGAAAATATTTTGGTGTATGGCGATTATGACGTTGATGGAACGACATCTGTTGCTCTATTATCATCCTATCTCAAAACCAAATCTGAAAACATTGCAACTTATATTCCCGATCGCTATGATGAAGGGTATGGCGTATCTTATAAAGGTATAGATTTCGCTCACGACAATGAGTTTTCATTAATTATCGCTTTAGACTGCGGAATAAAAGCAATTGATAAAGTCAACTATGCTTTGGAAAAAGGTATCGATTTCATTATTTGTGATCACCATAGGCCAGGTGAGAAACTCCCTAAAGCCATAGCCATTTTAGACCCTAAAAGAGATGATTGTGAGTATCCTTATAAAGAGTTATGTGGTTGTGGTGTCGGATTTAAGCTCATTCAAGCTTTAGCATCTAAAAATGCACAATCAGTTGCAGATTTAGGGGAGTATCTCGACTTAGTTGCTACAGCAATTGGCGCAGATATAGTTCCTATTACAGGAGAGAATCGTGCGCTGGCCTACTTCGGATTACAAGTAATTAATACCCATCCCAGACCTGGAATTAAAGCCATTATAGAGCAAGTCAATAAGGAGGAGTTGACCATAACAGATGTAGTGTTTATTGTAGCGCCAAGAATTAATGCCGCAGGACGAATGAAGCATGGAAATTATGCAGTAACCTTATTAACTGAAACAGACCAAAACCTTGCCAGAACTTATGCAGAAGAAATTAATGAATTTAATCTTGACAGGCGAGAGGCAGACAAACGAATAACCGAAGAAGCGTTAATCCAAATTACAGAAAATAAAGAAGAAGATCGATTAACTACAGTTGTGTATCGTGACACTTGGCATAAAGGCGTGATTGGTATTGTTGCATCAAGATTAATCGAAACCTACTACAGACCCACGTTAGTATTTACTAAAAGTGGAGATAAGTTAGCGGCATCAGCTCGTTCGGTTTCCGGATTTGATGTGTATAACGCACTGGAAGCCTGTAGTGAGCATATCGAACAATTTGGCGGCCATAAATATGCCGCAGGCTTAACTTTGAAAGCGGAGAATTATGAGGCTTTTAAGCAAGCATTTGAAAATCAAGTTTCTCAAACTATTGATAGGAGTTTATTAACACCCGAAATTAAGATTGATACCCAGATTTCTTTGAGTGAAATTACGCCCAAATTCTATAGAATTCTGCGTCAGTTTGCCCCTTTTGGACCAGGAAATATGGCTCCTGTTTTTATGACTGAAAACTTACGCGATACTGGTTATGGGAAATGCGTGGGAGAAGATGACAAGCATTTACGTATCACCGTAGCTCAAAACCATGAGAAAATTATTAGTATAGGTTTTAATTTGGGTCATAAATTAGACCTTATTCAAAATAAGAAACTGTTTAGCGCAGTCTATTCGATAGATGAAAATCATTGGCAAGGCAATGTGAGTTTACAATTAAAATTACGCGATATTAAAGCATAA